A window of Malania oleifera isolate guangnan ecotype guangnan chromosome 5, ASM2987363v1, whole genome shotgun sequence contains these coding sequences:
- the LOC131156643 gene encoding heavy metal-associated isoprenylated plant protein 26-like has translation MGALDHLSEFFDCSHVGSKHRRRKQLQTVEIRVRIDCEGCERKVRRAVEGMKGVKQVEVERKQNKLTVVGYVEPAKVVARVCHRTGKKAELWPYVPYEVVAHPYAPGVYDKKAPPGYVRNSYDPHVAQLARASSAEVRYTTAFSDENPSACAIM, from the exons ATGGGTGCTCTGGATCATCTCTCGGAGTTCTTCGATTGCTCCCATGTCGGTTCCAAGCACAGAAGGCGGAAGCAACTGCAG ACGGTGGAGATAAGGGTGAGGATAGACTGCGAAGGATGCGAGCGGAAGGTGAGGCGGGCGGTGGAGGGGATGAAAGGTGTGAAGCAGGTGGAGGTGGAGCGCAAGCAGAACAAGCTGACCGTCGTGGGATACGTGGAGCCGGCCAAGGTGGTGGCACGCGTCTGCCATCGGACGGGCAAGAAGGCGGAGCTCTGGCCCTACGTGCCATACGAAGTCGTCGCCCACCCCTACGCACCCGGGGTGTACGATAAGAAGGCCCCCCCGGGGTACGTGCGGAACTCGTACGACCCACACGTGGCGCAGCTTGCGCGCGCCAGCTCAGCCGAAGTGCGGTACACCACGGCGTTCAGCGACGAGAACCCCAGCGCTTGTGCTATCATGTGA